CAATTTACTTATCTTTCATTTGAaagcatgattttttttttactgtaaaattaaatttgtatGTATTTAAACGGAAACACAATTGGATGGTTCAAATTTTACCCTAAATTTTTGCATTTTCGTTTCATAAAACGATAGTTTTACTGTTACACTTAAATTTTGTTTCATATAAGGatacaatataaaatttaaatttaaaatctcatATTTTCAAATGTCATCTTAGAATAAAAACACTTTCTTAGAATCTCGCTTTCCACCGCAACAAACAACCAACCGaaaaagtaaagaaaagaaagaagaagaagaagaagaagaagaagaagaggtgACTTAAAGTGGGGTTGAAGTAGGAAGGAATTGGAGAGTGGTAGTGGGAAAGTTGGTGCTTTAGCTTTATTGCAGTTTTGTGGGGTTGGATGGTACCCAACGGTCGAGAGATTAGATTTGTTCACCAAACCTTTTCTCTCCCTCTGGGCTATAGTCCCATAGCTGATGTATGCCCTTCTCAGCTATCCTCCATTACTGAGGAAATAGGACAAGGGCCCTCCTCCCATCACCCTCCATCTGGCTCCCCCAAAGCCCTAATCCCTTGTGACCTCTACCTATCGTCACACCCTTTCATTTACTCATACCTTCACGTCTCTCTCATCTCccatctttttctctctctctttccctattctcatTTTCCTTCCCAAGCATCAGTGTCGACTTGGAATGCAATAAAATTTGTCATATTCATTTATCATGTTATTCATGTGGTCACCATTATTTTTATTCATGTAAGGAATTAATAACTATTGggcatattttataatattttttaaataaaattaattagcctttgtattttcatttgttttttaTGTCCCTAATGTTTTTTTATATTGccaataattttattatttaattaatatttatataaaaaatataacagAAGATAAAAATTAGATGCCAAAATAGGATAATTTCCTTATAAGTTACATTATTATGCAATGCTAATGCTTCATATGGAGGCTacttaagtgttttttttttttactgtcttAATGCAAAGTTCATTTGCCAATAATGCCTAGAAAgcctttaaaaatattttctttttcactttattAGTTGTAAGTTATTCAGAAAAGGAAATTTAAAGTTGCTCAAAGCGTAATATTTATGATGGCAATATGTTAGTGCTTATTACTTTAGATAGAGTAACTGAGTAATTTGTAGGAAAGCAACCATAATAGTTTTACTgccttttaaattatttttttatgacTCTTTAATTGATTTTGAATCACAGAGCAAAATTATAAGAACTAATCAAAATGTTTTTGTACAAATTAAACCGAATGAGTTTACTCATAAACTCTCTTAAAttagtaattttttattattcattTAAAATCTCTTGCGTTTCAAATTAGACATTATTAGTCGAAgtgcaataaaaatattttttaataatttatttaaagaTTGATTAGTTAAATTGGATTGAACAATTAGCTCTTTAAATAGAAGAAGATATATAAAAAATTACGTTAATAAATAGACACACATGCATACCTAATAGATACGTACACATAAATATATGTATTtgcttattatttttattaagggCGGGTTTTGGCTTAATGGGTAGAGCAAATTCGGGGGAAGAAAATACATTTTCCACTTTTTGCCCCGAATTCTAATTGACCCAcaaaatttatctaaatccatTTTCAAATTACCAATTTTGCTCCAATAGAGGCAAATTTTAAGGCGAATCCACTAACCTTAACCTATTTATATTCTCAATATTGCatgattattaaaaaaattatatagtcaaatgtCACAATAAAAAAATACATGGCCAATATATGAAGAGAGATAACTTAAAGTCAATAGAATGAAGGAAAGCCATGGTACTTTGGTAGCTAGGTTCTTAATGGGAAAATCCGTACTATATTTTAGAGTGTGGATTTTCGaaccttaaattttaatttgtgtgaatttgaataaaacataatacaaatttatattgagtttctttttagttctttatatatatatatatatatatatatattaattttttaagatAATAAACAAATCCATAGTACGCAACCTTACCTTATAATTTTGTAATAGCTTGTTTCCATATCTCGAACCCGTGATttctaaaatatttatttgattaatGACTTAGAAATTACTAACCTAGAATTGTGTATAGCTACTTGATTTTtagttctttatatatatatatatatatagtacgcAACCTTACCTTACATATTTGTAGCAGTTTGTTTCCATATCTCGAACCTATGATCTTCAAGTCACACTATTGCGAGGATGGAACTAAAAAAAAAGgtacaatttaaaaattttaactactGCACAAATTATATCATTATCAAGTTTTTACTAATAAATTCACTTAAATTGCTTGAACATAAATTGTAATTTTGAAAAGCTTTGTAAATCGTAACCGAACATGCATTAAAATTATacaaataaatcatttaaaaataaaacacacctcattttttaaaacaaaaaaaaaattatacattaGCAATTAGAAAATTATATtctttaaatattaaattaaattgtaaattatttttcttaCAACTAGTGGGACTCACATTACTTCTACTtgttagttaaatattttttttttctgttggaaaccaatttttgagaaaatataatGCCAAATCTCATTTtccactttttattttattttttctatttttaggaaaaacaaaaacaaaaaaaacaaaaaaacggAAGAAACAGTTTTGAAAAATACATAAAACTCCCTACTTTTTCCCCGCCTAAGTCCCCCAACTATAAAATTCGTCAAACCCAAAACCCCccggcactctctctctctctctctgcttgcGAATGGCGATCGACGAACCGTTCGTCGTCGCCGGGAAAGAAAGCTACAGGACCTGCGTTGTCTTCGGCGGCCGAGGCTTCGTCGGAAGATCGCTCGTCCTCCGGCTTCTTAAGCTCGGCAACTGGATCGTACGAATCGCTGATTCCGCTCAGTCTCTCGAGCTTGATCCGTCCGAGCGCGACTCGCTTCTCTCCGAAGCCGTCTCCGATCGTCGCGCTTCGTATGTGCAAGTTGATGTTCGCCATAAATCTCAAATCGTCAATGGTATGGGAAGTGTAATTGACGGTGTATTTGGCTCCGAGAAAATGCGAGAAATGAATCGAGAATGCGtgttcttactattattatttacgTTATTTATTCTTCAAGACTTAAAAAATAGTGTTGTAGTTTTGGAGGTCGAGTTTGAGGTTTTGTTTAGTTATTTTGAAATAGAATCAGTAGGGTCATAAGAATTAAAAAGTCCAGGTCGATTTTCGCCATAAGTCTCAAATCATCAACGGTATTGGAAATTTAATTGATAGTATATTTGGTTCTTAGAATGCGCGAAAAGAATTGAAACtgctgtgtatgtgtgtgtgttcgCGCTTTGTTATTGTTCAGGACTCAAGAGTAGTGGTTTAGCTGTGCGTTTGGATTGAATTTGAGTTCGaggtttcattttttttaaaaattattttgaaacaaACGTAATAGGATCAGAAGATTTTCAAGATTTTGTTTTCATTTCCATTTAGTTCATCTTCTAGGAACCAGACGGAGGATAAGGGACTTATGCGTTCAGCCATTCGGTTGTTTATGTGTATTTGTGTCTGTGCAGCGAGAGAGAATAGAAAATTAAGATGTTATACACAAGGCTCAGAAATCAAACCTCAAGCTAGTCTGATTGTAGTAGAGCAATGGTCTTGATGGAAATTTATCTCTGCCGTTGTGGCTTTTGGCAACAAAATTCTTCCCCCTTCCCTATCTAGGGATATCTAGTTTTAATTGTTTTGCGTTTTTCAGAGAGGAGAAATTTTTCACTGCCTGTTATATTAATAGATCTAGATGCTTTCACCTTGTCTCTGTCTATTATGGTGAATGCTTATTTGATATTTTAAGATTTGTGAGGAATACAGATCTTCATTAAACTCACTCCAAGACATGAATGGCGACTTGGTGAATGGAATTGCTTTTTATTGGGAGATGTTGTCATTTTTATCAGCAGTTTAATTTACCTGGAATTGGAATTTAGGATAGCTTGTGTTCTTCTGTTTTCTTCGTTTTCCTTTTCCCCTTTTTGGgtattaataattatttgttttatgcaTGGATGACATACTGCCTTGCAGCTATTGAGGGTTCATCGGTCGTATTTTATACGGATGCTACTACTACATATGCTGATGGTTTCTACAACTGTTACATGGTTATTGTTAAAGGTAAATGTCCATTTACTTAAGTAGGGTAATTTTATTTTGACCTCAAACACTCAAAGGAAATAATGATTGCTCATGTTATAATTACTTACTCAGGTGTGAAAAATGTAATCAGTGCTTGCCGTGAGTGTAAAGTTAAACAGTTAATATACAACAGTTCTGCAGATGTAGTATTTGATGGGTCACGTGATATACATGGTGGAGACGAGTCCTTGCCTTACCCTTGGAAAGTATGTGTACCTAGGGAACTTCTTTGTTGTGCTTTGAAAGATTACATTCATGATATCATTGTTGCTGaggaccctttttttttttttcccctttatgGTAATGTACAGTTTAAGGACATGTTTAGTGACTTGAAGTCTCAAGCGGAAGCACTTGTCCTCTTTGCTAACGATATTGATGGCCTTTTAACATGTGTGCTTCGCCCTAGCATTGTCTTTGGACCTGGAGATAGACAGCTTGTTCCTTTTCTTCTGAACAATGCAAAATCTGGATGGTCAAAGGTCTGAGGAGCACTTTGTGTATGGTTCTATTTAGTTATATTGAACTAATTTGAAAGCCTTGATATGGACAACTTTGTTAAGCTACAATTTAAGCATAATAACATACTTGATCCTTTATTAAGCCTCTTCTTTCTTTATTGCCATTTTTTTTGTCACTGAAATTTTCTCATTAGGAAAGATTAATAAGTAGACAAAACTAACAAAGTACGATTTACCCTGAGCTTTTGGTTTTATATGACTTAAATTACAAATGGCTGCCCTTTTGTCATTTGGTTTGTCTTCTGTCCTTTGTTGCATTTTTTATGTTGTCTTGTATTTCGTAATCTTTTTTAAGGATTAATACAGTTATTTATTTCAGTTTATTATAGGAAATGGTGAGAATATGTCAGACTTCACCTATGTTGAAAATGTTGCCCATGCCCATATCTGTGCAGAAGAAGCTCTATGTTCTAGGATGGTTTCTGCGGCTGGGAAGGTGCTTCTTAAATTTGATAAGTCTTGGTTAAtgatctttatttatttatttatttatttattttagattttaaaaaaattaaagtgtGAGTaaaatatcctgttttgattgttttgtagGCATTTTTCATAACTAATCTTGAGCCAATGAAGTTTTGGGATTTTGTATCTCTCATATTGGAAGGCTTGGGATATCAAAGGTGAAGTACACATACTGGTCTTCCTTTGTTGGAGGAGTTGCAGCAGTGTCTGTTCTTTTAGCATCTTTGGTCATTACGATGAAATAATTGTTAGTCGTTTTGTTTGCACTCAATTAATTCCAGTCTTGTGTGCTATAGTTAGGATTTTAGTTTCCAGCATTTGGAATATTCTAGAGTGGGGCGTGTATTTGGATGCAATGATTAGGGAGTGCTTCTATCATGCCTATCTTGTTTTGAGAAAACTGGAGACAGTAGCAGTTACTGGCTTACTGTCTTCTGTACAGATGAAACTAGTAGTTACTAACCCCGCAATCCTAAATCTCACAGGATCCATTCCtgtaattaaaattgaaattacaGCACAATATATTGTGGACATTTGCTTTATCCAGTCTCCAAGGCCAATGGGCTTTCAAGTGCTGGGATGTGttaaaaaccatttttggggcCTTATCTTAGAAGTTTAGGCTTTTAGTTGAACCACAACCAAGCATCTCCTTGCCTAACCCGCCTCGAAGCCTTGAAGCAAGATTTAGGTTCTTCATTGATAATAACAGAGAAAGAAGCATTAGATAAACACCCCCTCATCCAAGATTGCCATCTTTGACCTAATCCTTTTAAAAAGATTACATCAAGAAAATTTTAACTAACTCGATCATAAGCCTTTTCAAAATCTACCTTAAAAACCacccttttatttcttcttctgcGAACATCATCAACAACCTCATATGCTACTAAAATAGCATTCAAGATCTGCCTATTCCCCACAGAAGCACTTTGAGTCTTCAAAATATTATCCCTTATCACAAAACTCAGCCTGTCAGCTAAAATGATATTAGAAACTTTACAATAGTTTTAGAAGATTTCGTGAGGATTTacctattttatttcatataccTTTTATTTAGCATTTATGATACCATTACATTTGTTCTATCTCTTAATTAACagactttcattttttttagaatcaaacattaaaaatattaatattttttaattaatgatttcattaaaattattttaattatttataattaaattttaaatatttattattagaaaatgatataatatttcttgttattaatgtataacatattactatcatattaaattatgataaaaaaatgatactattaactacatttaaaatttaaatttaaattaataaatagttcttgttcaatccaGAATTGGATTAAAATAACtgatatgtatttttaaatatgtttaaatgaaaatattaatatttataattaaaaaattaaatgataattatattaatttttaaataaaattaaaatatatttttaaaaataaaacaatatagtattatttattaattaacaataatcttgttatgaATGTAtattataacatatgattatcacattaatttatgttaaaaatagtgtTAGTAACTGAAATTTTGTTTATTTGATGTTAATTTAAATtcatagatgattttttttattcattccaaaatttaattctattttttaaataattaataggttataatacataacaaaataatatatgattaattttaattaacaatctagttaataattatgttaactgttatttttaattgacatataaatatttttataaattaaaaataatataatattatttttttattaacaataatattgttcttcatttatatttataacatagttatcatattaatttatgttaaaataatattattaatttaattagtatttttaatttttaatattaatttaaattaatagatggttattcttcttcattccagaattgaattatgtttcactagtaattaatatattataatacataataaaacaatatataattatcttctaatgtattttgtgaattataaaatagtcactaaattttcttatatttataaaattgaccCCACTTATAAATAGTACCACTTATAAGTGGTCAAAAAGTTATCTTAGATTGTTTCTCAAAATTTACATAAATAGTTCTAAAAAAAGTGGTtctagaaaaatactttttatGATAAGTGTTTGATATAGTACAAGTCAAATGTCACTTTTTTataaaagtacttattttaagtaATGAATGCTATAAGCTCTTTTTTTTAAAAGTGCTCTCAAACGGAGGCTTAATGCATGTCTTGGATTTTTAATCATCACTTTTTGTAGAACTTTTCTCCTACTTGTTCCTCTTTTTTGATTCACATATTTATGATTTCTTGATGGACTGGAGTTGGAACTAAACTACCTGCATGTACTGGTTGCTGGATGGATATTAATATTTGTGTTTTACTACTTGTGATTGCTAAGCATGACTTTTtagtttttcttccttttgtgtTCTTTTGCTTTCCTATTTTTCAATCAGCATTGGCATCGCCTTTGTGCTCACTCTGCTTTAGCATGCTGCCACATTAGATCCTGGGGCTAAACACTTGCTATATGTCATCCAGTGATGCAAACATAAATTGAGTTGACGTCTTTGAATTCTGATTGCAGACCATTTATCAAACTTCCTGTCAGGATGGTTTGGTATATTCTTTTGCTTGTCAAGTGGACGCATGAAAAGCTGTGCTCTAGAAAACAGAGCCATCTTTTGTCATCGCAGTACTTTTTTCAGTTAGCCTCTTGCACTAGAACTTTTAAGTGCTCTGCGGCTCAAAAACATATTAAATACTCACCAGTTGTCCCCCTCAAAGTAAGTTTTTTGCCTCTAACAATGTGCATCTTTTCATCCAGTATAATTATATTTGTTGATTTACGTCATCTGTTGCTTTTTCtgtgtctattttttttttttatctcttatTTTACGATCTTCTTTTAGCTTATGGTTTTTCAAAACCATTCTCCGGAAATTTGTGGAGCTAATCTTTACTATCttggaaaaatttaaaaatccaaaTTATTTTCTGATATTTTGATAAAGCTAGAAACTGCTTGTTATTTTTGTTAACTTGCAATGTGCAATTGTATTGATTTTTTCTCCTGCTTGtcaaacattattttattttggttCAAAATTAGCATTCACCATTTGATGGGCCCCACCAAGCAGATCCACTTGAACAATTCAGTTGATATTTCAATTTTTAGATCTCTGATATATTCCAGGAGCTGTCTTGGATACTTGGGAAAATCTAATGGTAATGCTTTTTGAGGGCATTAGACGCTGGATCAAAGCAAACCTTAATTCTTGAATATAGCAAAACTAATATAATTTCCTTTATGATTTGAGAAGGATTGAAAGAAGTGTTTGCAGTCATGATTTAACAGCTTAATCCAAATACTGGAAATTTTAAGATTAAAGCTTTTGCTTTTGTGTGTGTTGATTTTGAATATACAGGAAGGTGTCTCGTTAAC
This genomic stretch from Malania oleifera isolate guangnan ecotype guangnan chromosome 3, ASM2987363v1, whole genome shotgun sequence harbors:
- the LOC131150961 gene encoding 3beta-hydroxysteroid-dehydrogenase/decarboxylase isoform X1, which gives rise to MAIDEPFVVAGKESYRTCVVFGGRGFVGRSLVLRLLKLGNWIVRIADSAQSLELDPSERDSLLSEAVSDRRASYVQVDVRHKSQIVNAIEGSSVVFYTDATTTYADGFYNCYMVIVKGVKNVISACRECKVKQLIYNSSADVVFDGSRDIHGGDESLPYPWKFKDMFSDLKSQAEALVLFANDIDGLLTCVLRPSIVFGPGDRQLVPFLLNNAKSGWSKFIIGNGENMSDFTYVENVAHAHICAEEALCSRMVSAAGKAFFITNLEPMKFWDFVSLILEGLGYQRPFIKLPVRMVWYILLLVKWTHEKLCSRKQSHLLSSQYFFQLASCTRTFKCSAAQKHIKYSPVVPLKEGVSLTSDSFSHLSKDSQSVRYSEFNEQSKVDKLLGSGKVAEILLWRDEKKTFTCFLVLVLLFYWFFLCGRTFVSSAAKLLMLVIVILFGHGFLPSKMFGFNVQRISLSCFEIPDMVVEDSFIVIATLWNRGVDVIRALAKGNDWNLFLKVAFPLYLLRIISSYSMAVVVGAVLIIAFTALFIYEQYESEIDGLVEISFNVVKNLSGLLMRNLPAPVVKILRNFEIVNQNEELETVKDWQ
- the LOC131150961 gene encoding 3beta-hydroxysteroid-dehydrogenase/decarboxylase isoform X3, coding for MAIDEPFVVAGKESYRTCVVFGGRGFVGRSLVLRLLKLGNWIVRIADSAQSLELDPSERDSLLSEAVSDRRASYVQVDVRHKSQIVNAIEGSSVVFYTDATTTYADGFYNCYMVIVKGVKNVISACRECKVKQLIYNSSADVVFDGSRDIHGGDESLPYPWKFKDMFSDLKSQAEALVLFANDIDGLLTCVLRPSIVFGPGDRQLVPFLLNNAKSGWSKFIIGNGENMSDFTYVENVAHAHICAEEALCSRMVSAAGKAFFITNLEPMKFWDFVSLILEGLGYQRPFIKLPVRMVWYILLLVKWTHEKLCSRKQSHLLSSQYFFQLASCTRTFKCSAAQKHIKYSPVVPLKEGVSLTSDSFSHLSKDSQSVRYSEFNEQSKVDKLLGSGKVAEILLWRDEKKTFTCFLVLVLLFYWFFLCGRTFVSSAAKLLMLVIVILFGHGFLPSKMFGFNVQRISLSCFEIPDMVVEDSFIVIATLWNRGVDVIRALAKGNDWNLFLKVAFPLYLLRIISSYSMAVVVGAGDPSRRAYQARR
- the LOC131150961 gene encoding 3beta-hydroxysteroid-dehydrogenase/decarboxylase isoform X2, which codes for MAIDEPFVVAGKESYRTCVVFGGRGFVGRSLVLRLLKLGNWIVRIADSAQSLELDPSERDSLLSEAVSDRRASYVQVDVRHKSQIVNAIEGSSVVFYTDATTTYADGFYNCYMVIVKGVKNVISACRECKVKQLIYNSSADVVFDGSRDIHGGDESLPYPWKFKDMFSDLKSQAEALVLFANDIDGLLTCVLRPSIVFGPGDRQLVPFLLNNAKSGWSKFIIGNGENMSDFTYVENVAHAHICAEEALCSRMVSAAGKAFFITNLEPMKFWDFVSLILEGLGYQRPFIKLPVRMVWYILLLVKWTHEKLCSRKQSHLLSSQYFFQLASCTRTFKCSAAQKHIKYSPVVPLKEGVSLTSDSFSHLSKDSQSVRYMAEILLWRDEKKTFTCFLVLVLLFYWFFLCGRTFVSSAAKLLMLVIVILFGHGFLPSKMFGFNVQRISLSCFEIPDMVVEDSFIVIATLWNRGVDVIRALAKGNDWNLFLKVAFPLYLLRIISSYSMAVVVGAVLIIAFTALFIYEQYESEIDGLVEISFNVVKNLSGLLMRNLPAPVVKILRNFEIVNQNEELETVKDWQ